From the Echeneis naucrates chromosome 7, fEcheNa1.1, whole genome shotgun sequence genome, the window AGTGAATAACCTATGATTAATCACTTGTTGTATATCTACCACTGCTGTTGACACGACCAGCTCTGCTGTAAAACACGAGGCAGTAAATTTGCTGTGCTAAGAAATAGAAAACTGAACACGGGTGACGTGGAAAAGCTTGTTCCCCACTAACCTGAGAGTTGACAGTAAAAAACTTGGCCTTGCAGACTGCTGTTCCGTTATCGACAGCAAACGTACTCATGTTGTGATGTGCAAGTGGACATGGAGTGTTAAATTTCTTGTAAATAACCTGTGGAGTCACAcccattgaaaaataaatatttcatgaagGAGCAGTGGGTTATATTGTTTGTATCTTTGACGGCCTTTTCTCTGACTGACCGAAATGAGGAAGAAGACCATACATGAGAGGGAGAAACCACTCGTGTATCCCAGGTAACCTAGTTCACAAAGACATCAGGATGAAGCAAAATGATTTATGGCTACAGACAGAAGACGGATTACAGTAATAGATAATAGTTGATTTCATGATAGGACagtaaaagcaacaaaaacatgtagTCTACATGGGAGAGTAAGGagaacttaaaaataaataaataaataaaaatgctctgACAGAATGAAAGACATACCAAGTTGTTTCATGATTGCTAGAGGAAGGATGATGAAAGCACTAACAATGATGATCAAGTAGTTTCCATTCAAGTACCACTCGCTAAGAAACAgtcagacagagatgaaaaaaaaaaatcagtactccacaaaactaaaaactgaaacTACTGAACTGTGTCTGAATCAAACAAAGAATTGCACACACTTGCTAACTTCTTGAGTACGAAGGAAAGCTTGAATGACCAGCGGGAGCTCAGACTTGATGATGAAGAGATAGCTGGACatagcttaaaaaaagaaaaaagaaaaaaaaagtattaatatTGTGTAACCTATTCccatcaaatacacacattcacgAACAGATATTTGATATGAATAACAATTACTGGCAATACCTCCAATGTTGTGTATTGTAATGACACAGGCTGCCAGCATTTTTCCTGGAGGGCCAAAAGCCCGATTTCCCAGCTGCTCATAAGCTCGGATCCCTGGAAAGTCATAAACATTGTGTTAAGAGTGTGATGAATTGTATTACGGAAATGCCTCCGTAGATACACATGCTACAGTATGTTAGTCTAATCATTACTTACCAACAACCCCAGCACTTTTCAACATGAGGTGAATTGAATATGCAGACAGAATGGCAATGAACACCAACAGGATTCTGAAAGGCACAAAACCAAACGATATCTGTTGTCGTTAGTGTGTTCTGGTAGCTTGGACAGTATTTTAATTCAAAGTGTGATCagtgactgaaaaaacaaagagatggGAAATGTACCGGTTCTTCTTCAGAAACTAAATTATGTTGATAAGCAATTGGGTTTTTTTCCACCAGCACAAGAGAGCCGGCTCTCCGGCCGCTctccgcctcctctcctccGCCACATAGCACAGGACTGATCCAAGCAGGCTTGAAGTCTTGGATCAGGTCACTGGCGTCTATATTTAACTACTCAAATCTGATTTAGAGAAGCTGCATGTGTATGAGCTCTAATGCACATTGTGACAGATCAGGATTTATCCAGTTGTCACGGTTGTGTTTACAGGTTTACACCTGTGGCTCACACAGGTACGGATAGACAGAGACACATGTATTCAGCACAGGGCTCATACCCCCGCCGCCACACATACCTGtgctaacaaacacacacagtcagacagactgTATACACACCCCTGTGGTCCTACTTGTACCCTTATAAGGGCCTTCTATCGATCATATCCAAGCACCATCTATTAACGCAAACTTCAATTTTACTCATAAATAACTTGATATTTAAATAACTAAAAACCATTTTGTGATTTATTCATAGGCCACTTTTCTggaaagggacaaaaaaaaaaaacattacaattaGGAAGCTAGACACAGTAGAAATacataaaatcattaaaatttatactaaatgaaataaaacatacataaaaacaattTAGTCATGGAAAAGCCATCTTTGAATGAAAGataaagagcagaggagagccATTAAGACATGGCCAAAATGACCTCATTTTACAAACATCTCCACTGAGTCGGTCCACAACTcataaactgaaacacacatgcCAAACACCCTATCTTCACAACCACAAGGAGAGTGCAAATTTGGCTTTGCCCAAATACTAAATATACTAGAAATCACAGGGAACTGAATATAGTTTGTCCTCTTTGCACAAGAGAGGACAGTATTGTAATTTAAGGGACTAGTGATCTGAGCGAGGTCATATATTGACTTTGTTAGATACAAACATAAGCAAACACATAATTATACAATAATACCACCAGGCGCATACATGTTTGGGATGCATACTTACACAAACAGAATGATCCCAGTGTTGGACATTGCAAAAGCCAGTCCCAGGATTCCACTGCCCATGATGGCGTTACTGAGGTTAAAGATGGACATGCCAAATGAAGTCTTTCCCACGAACTGCAGAAAGAGATGTAACACAAATCACAAAAGTATTTATTGTGTCTGATTTTAGCCCAGCAACACAACATACACgtgattaagaaaaaaactacacacaTCTGTAAAGTGGCTTTCTTTCTTGCCACCAGTTTTATGTGGTAGAAATTCTTCATGTTCAGCCAAGGCATCCAGCCCATCAAATCtacaaaagaggaaaatattagAATACAGCAGCTTTACCGTGACGTAACAGACGTAACAATCATTGATGTTCATTTACCCTTCATCCTTGCTGTGTCCATTCATCTTCTGAAGTTCCATTTCGGTTGGTTGAGGTTTTAATTGGAGAGACTCTTTAGATATATTTGGTGGATGAAAATAATGCTCTTGAAATTTCTCTGGAAGAGAACATATAACGATGGCTTAATTTGTGAAATACTCACTTACCAAATCTCCAACTaatttgtttattgttgaaGCACTGAGGAAGTTTAAGGCCAGCTGTGGGTTATTTTTCCACCCCACCTCAGACAAAGATCTTGCCGAACTTCCATtgttaaaaaaaggggggaaatgCTCACCTCAGGATGTATTAGCAATTGCTTTATATTGCTTCTGCATGCATCACTTTTCTGAAATCCTGTCTTAACTTGTCACAAGTTGGACAAGACCTTGGAATGCCACTTCTCAGGAAATTTCATCATGCTCCAGTGAGATGGAAATACTGAGTTTTCTATAGTACAGTCATTATTCTTAAGGTAACAGTGGCACAGGCAGGAGGTGTTTAAATGCCCTGGGCTTCTTCAAGGTAAACATACTAGTTATTTGCACTTCCATAGAGGGGTGGCTGTATAAACCATAAACGGTGGATATGACTATTGCAATACAAACAGAAATTGCTATGTGGCCACAAAAGGGCAGATCTATTTATAAAATCTTGAGACACACCACTGTAATTCATCCTACTTGCCAAATACAACAAGATTCTTGCATTtatcatatttcttttttttcccttttgcatGCAAAAATTCCGagccacagttttattttggaatcCTGCCATGGACTTCAGATATGcgggtaaaaaacaaaaaacaaacaacaaacaacaacaacaacaacaaaaactatgGTAGGTGGCAAAACAAAATTCCAGCAGAAGTTGAGTCCATTTAAACCTTTGTGTAACATTAAAGGctttaaataacaaatgttGTCAGAGGACTTGTGTTGCTCTAATCTGCCGTGGGCCACACAAAGCTGGCATGGAAGAACTCTGGGAATGAGAGTAGGTCTGTGCTCCTTCAATGGGGTCATGGGATACGTCCCCTCTCTGTGGGTCAGGCTGCCCTCAGGATTTTCACATTTGACCCCAAGGACACACTCGCACTACGTTGCGCCATTCCTGAAGAGTTTTCCACaaagctggatttttttttttttttttttaacattcctACGCTCCTTCTACGTGCCTGTTGAAGCACAATAATCCACACAATTTGGCGGTTGATAGCAGTTagccacagagacaaacaaagggTTCCTGTGTAAATGGTGCTATTTAGTCTAAATACAGAGTAGCTCTTTCCCTGCATGCTGGCCTCAGGTCAAGTTTGGTTGGAGAAACTTTCTTTAGCTATGGACCTGATGACTTTCCCATGGGCcatggccaacacacacaaccagaaaagaaaagactgaatcTCAggaatattttgtcatttagctaaaataaaatggaagttTGGAAGGACGAATTATGTTCCTTACTTAGTAACAAGCCAATTTTGAAATTTAATAGGGGTGAGGTAAAGAAACTAGACAAACCTAGTTAACTAGAAACTACATCTGTCTTAGATATTTTATCAGTAATGAGGGTCACTCTTACttgatggaaaaagaaaaaaaatgcagaaaagtgtaatgaaaagaaaacatgctcaTTCACTTTCCACTTATTTATACACTAATTTTTCCCAACAACCAAGTCTGATGCTGTTTACAATGTGCACAATGTCATGTCATTATGAAAGTATATTCATGCAATGCATGAATTAATCTATAAAACTCACTCATCAATGAGCAGCACAAGCTAAGTTTAACACAATAGATGGCTTTACCAGGGTTATAGTAGGCTACCACATGGTTCTTGTCTGACGCAAGACCAGCTCAGTATTGATAGcccttcccttttcttctctcaaCATATGAaactcaaggaaaaaaaaaaaaaaaaaaagcacaccaTTGTGTGCAACTTACCCTGCTGATGAAGCCTAATTGTGTCTTTTGTATATGGAAATGATAACTCCCTGGAAAAATGCACTCAATTTTCAGCTGCCAGTGTTTTTGTATACCTCTGTTCTTATGAGTCTCTCCAAAGCTCCTTGGTagtgaagagaggagagagtgaggcAGATTACGAGCTGGGAGGGAGTAAGCGGGAAATGGGAACACCCATATTTAACCCTTCCTTTAACCAGTTACAGGTAGTATAACAGTTACAAAGACACCTTAGGGATCTGCTCAACATGTGCCTACTCTGGAAATGGTGTCAATGACACGAAAGCCTTAACTATGGAAATAAATTGCCTGCAGGTTTCAGACAGTCTGCCATTGAACACTATAAGTAATCCCAGGAACATGTTAAAGCAACAGGGGTTCTGTTCTGGTGATCACACTGGAGACTAATTACCATGTCACGAATGAGTATGCGAATTAGGAGGGACAGAGAAATGGCTGT encodes:
- the LOC115046095 gene encoding sodium-coupled neutral amino acid transporter 3-like, translating into MELQKMNGHSKDEGFDGLDALAEHEEFLPHKTGGKKESHFTDFVGKTSFGMSIFNLSNAIMGSGILGLAFAMSNTGIILFVILLVFIAILSAYSIHLMLKSAGVVGIRAYEQLGNRAFGPPGKMLAACVITIHNIGAMSSYLFIIKSELPLVIQAFLRTQEVSNEWYLNGNYLIIIVSAFIILPLAIMKQLGYLGYTSGFSLSCMVFFLISVIYKKFNTPCPLAHHNMSTFAVDNGTAVCKAKFFTVNSQTAYTIPILAFAFVCHPEVLPIYTELRDASKKRMQRVANISIMAMFFMYLVTAIFGYLTFYDSVESELLHTYSRIGPHDVLILCVRLAVLMAVTLTVPVVLFPIRRALMQILFPDKPFHWARHITIALCLIFVVNLLVIFVPSIRDIFGLIGATSAPSLIFILPGIFYIRIIPEDQEPFLSRPKIQAACFAALGFAFMVMSLSFIIIDWASGRSGSVGGH